The Helianthus annuus cultivar XRQ/B chromosome 11, HanXRQr2.0-SUNRISE, whole genome shotgun sequence region AATACAATACCATCATTTTCATACTCAATCTCCAGACCCAAGAAATGTCTCAATCGTCCCAAGTCCTTCATCCTAAAACGAACGTTCAAGTTCTCATTCAACTGATTAATTTCTTCTACAAGGTCACCGGTGATAACCAAGTCATCGACATACACAAGAACAACCGCTGTTTTGTTACCCACTGACTTAACGAATAAACTGGCATCGGCTGGAGTACTTGTAAAACCACTATACTCGAGAAATTCTGCTATCTTCCCATACCACGCTCTCGGCGATTGTTTGAGCCCATAAAGCGCCTTCTTGAGCTTACATACATAACCCGGCTTCATCCTATTCTCGAACCCAacaggttgctccatgtaaattgCTCTATCCAAATCTCCGTATAAGAACGCGTTATTAACGTCCATTTGCCAAAGTATCCAATTCTTATTTGCCGCCAAAGCAATTAACACTCTAACTGTTGTCAACTTCGCCACTGGACTAAACGTTTCATCATAGTCGAGCCCGTATTCTTGTGAAAAACCTCGAGCGACTAGACGGGCCTTGTATCTCTCTATTGAACCATCGGCTCGTCTTTTAATCTTGTATACCCACCTGCACGAGATCGGCTTCACGTCTTCGGGCTTAGGCACGAGCTCCCATGTTTGATTTTTAGCAAGTGCACCAAGTTCTTGTTGCATTGCTTTGATCCACTCGCTTGATTTACACGCTTCATCATATGAATTTGGCTCTACAACATTAGTTTCAACCAGAGCAACATTGGCATATCTCCGATTGGGCTTGTGGTTTCTATTGGATCGACGGGGCTCATTCACTGGAGCATTGGGctgatttttgttggtatttatGGGCTGCACACTAGAGTTTTCGCTGGTATTTATGGGCTGCACACTGGAGCTGGGTTCTTCTTGCTCCAGCTCAAGTTAAACTTCCACTTCTGGATCATCTTCAACGGTTAGATTTACGAATGAAGTTTTAAGCTTCTCGGTTAAATCTTCTGTATCGGGTAAAACATCATTAACTCGTGACCACCAAGCAGAATTTTCATCAAACACTACGTGCCTCAAAACAAGGCATTTTCCAGTATTCGAGTCACAACATTTCCATCCTTTGCGCTCTTCATCATAGCCGACAAAAATACAACGAACCGCCTTTTTATCTAACTTTTGTCTCAGATGACTAGGTACAAATACGTAACAAACACTACCAAAGACTTTAAAGTACAAAACATTAGGCCTTTTGTTACGTATTAATTCGAAAGGAGAAACATACCTGAAACTTTGTTGAGGAGTTCGATTAATAATATAGGCTGCAATTCTAATCGATTCTGCCCAAAACCTTTGAGGAATATTTTTATTATGAAGCAAACTACCCGAGACTTCTTGTAAATGTCGATTCTTTCGTTCAGACACTCCGTTTTGCTGGGGTGTATTTGCACATGTTAACTGCCTTCCAATTTTACAACTTTTAAGAAAACTTGCAAATTCTTGACTTGTATATTCCCCACCATTATCCGACCGAAGACACTTAATTTTTCTACCAGTGACTCGCTCGGCTTCTAAACGGAATTCTTTAAACTTTGCAAGGGCCTCGCTTTTCTGTTTCATAAAAAATACCCAAACGAAACGTGAATAATCGTCAATAAAGGTTATAAAATACTGCATACCACTCATCGATTTTTGCTTCATTGGTCCACACACATCGGTGTGAACTAGTTCGAGCGGGGCAGTAGCTTTGTATGTGGACTGGCTGAACGGTAGCTGATGAGCTTTTCCGAACTGGCACCCTCACACACTTCATCTTTATTAACTTCTAACTTGGGTAAACCGACTACAGAGTCTTTCTTCATAATGATGCCCAATTTTTCATAGCCGACATGACCTAGGCGTTGATGCCAAAGATCAACTATTTGCGAATTCTTGGTCTTTTCAACATACGTTGTTTCAGCGGATAGCACATACACACTTTCTCTCCTATGACCTTGTAGTATTGGTTTTGACGGGGTCTCAAACTTCTCAAATACTCTAACATCGTTTGGACCGAACACAACATACTTCCCAGCATCAGTCATTTGTGGAACTGAAAGTAAGTTTTTCCGCATCCCAGGAACATGGTACACATACGTAAGAACTAACTCCTTGCCTTCGGTTTTAGAGGGAAACACAACATCGCCAATACTTTCAATGTTGTGTCTAGAGTTGTCTGCAATTACTACAATGCTATTCCCAGAATACTTAGTTGGATTAGATAACTTACCTCGTTCTCCAGTCATGTGATTTGAACACCCAGAGTCGACTATCCAATCATCCAGCTTGTTAACTTGTGGTTCCACTGAAACGGTGAAAGCATGCTCTTCAATAAAATCTTGATCATAGTCTTGTGCAAGTAACCCATCCACATTCCAGCCTTCTTCATCTTCGGTTACAGCAACGTTTCCTTCTTCACGACCTTTCTTTTTACAATCTCTCGCCATATGACCTTTTCTACCACAGCTATGACACTTGTATGGAAACCGTTTTCCGCTTTGCCTTGGTTTCTGATCACCACTAGAATCATCCTGATCTTGCGCCTTCTTTTGGTCACTTGAGGACGGTTTTGACTTATCAAACCGCTTCTTTGTATACCTGCTAGATCAATTCTTCCCTCGGCTACTATTTGCATACAGTGCTTCGTCTTCCTTTTTAATTGAGACACCTGCTAGCTGTTTAGCCAAGGCCTCTTGGCCGGCTAACAAATTTTCGAACTCCACTAAGGTCGGTTGAGTCGCCCATCCTTGTATTGCAGTAATAAAACTCCTGTACTCTGGTTTCAAGCCATGTATAATGACTCTTTTCATCATGGCTTCTCCGATACGAGATTGTTCCTCCAGTTCTCCAATCTCTCTACATAGGGTTTTTACTTTTCGAAAGTACTGTGGAATAGACATATCACCTTGAGATATCATCATCAACTCGCTTTCGAGTAGCTGCAACCTTGCATCGTTCTTCTTCGAAAACAGTTTTGCAAACATATCCCAGGCCGGCTTTGGATACTTGATCCCTTGTAAATGTTCGAGCATCTCTTCCTCCACCGTTGTCTATAAGATAAACATCGCCTTCCCAGCTCTCACCTTCCACTTATGGACTGATCCATTCGTGTCAACCCTAGGAACCTGAGTTTCGGACCCATTCACAATCTCCCAGAGATCTTGACCCTGAAGATAAGACATCATGGTCGTTGACCAAGTGTTATAGTTGGTATTGTTGAGCTTTTTGATACCGCATATAACCTGGAAATCCGACATGATTGATTTCTTGAACAGCTACGGTTTCCTGCGATTGGTATTGACTGAGTTGCGATTCAAGATAATGATTTCTGACCTGCTGATTATCATCGAACGCTACCACGGCCTTTCCTCTTCGTTGCTGCTCTTTGATCTTcgtctgctctgataccaatttgttaAACTGGGAGAGCCTGGATACTAAACCAGAAACAAAACACATACAAGAACTCACGAGGTGATCAACTGATCGACTCTTTTTGTTATTGATTATAAAGAAAAGATACGTACTACAAATAATAAAACCTATCTATTTATACTAAGTAATGACTTGGCTAACAAGGAATCCTAATTTGACTCAAATTCAAAAACATCATAAATAAACTATTAAATTCTAAACTCGGTATGGACCGCCGGAAAACTCCTATTCCGGTAGAGGTTCAACGTCGCATTACAAAGTTATTTGTTACCAATCTTCCGGATGGCTGCAGTGGGCTAGATTTAGCATCTCAGGTCAGGTCGCACGGCCAGATTTTTGATCTGTACATTGCAAGGAAAAGAGACAAGGGAGGGAATCGATTCGGTTTTATTTCGATGCTAGATGTCAAGGACAAAGGAGAATTATTGAAAAACCTTCGGGGTATTCGTTTTGGGGTTAACAAACTTTGGTTCAACATAGCACGGTTTGTTCTAGAGGATGGTGAAATCAATACAGGTATGTCCAAGCAGAAGCCTATCAAGATACCGGACCCTAAAGGTAATGTTGGGGAAGGTTCGACTACAAACGGTGGTTACAACGTGACAGGGGAATGGCCTTTTAAAGACATGTTAGTAGGAAAAACTATTAACGTAGATGACAAGATTAATGCTTTTTCTTCTTTGCATGGAGTAGCTGTTGTGACAAGGATGGCTGATGTCACGAGTTTGAAGAACATTTACGTGTATCTCAATGAAATATG contains the following coding sequences:
- the LOC110924058 gene encoding uncharacterized protein LOC110924058, yielding MARDCKKKGREEGNVAVTEDEEGWNVDGLLAQDYDQDFIEEHAFTVSVEPQVNKLDDWIVDSGCSNHMTGERGKLSNPTKYSGNSIVVIADNSRHNIESIGDVVFPSKTEGKELVLTYVYHVPGMRKNLLSVPQMTDAGKYVVFGPNDVRVFEKFETPSKPILQGHRRESVYVLSAETTYVEKTKNSQIVDLWHQRLGHVGYEKLGIIMKKDSVVGLPKLEVNKDEKSEALAKFKEFRLEAERVTGRKIKCLRSDNGGEYTSQEFASFLKSCKIGRQLTCANTPQQNGVSERKNRHLQEVSGSLLHNKNIPQRFWAESIRIAAYIINRTPQQSFSHLRQKLDKKAVRCIFVGYDEERKGWKCCDSNTGKCLVLRHVVFDENSAWWSRVNDVLPDTEDLTEKLKTSFVNLTVEDDPEVEV